From the genome of Nicotiana tabacum cultivar K326 chromosome 17, ASM71507v2, whole genome shotgun sequence:
cccacagttgtggacctcgaagagtgtctaacaccttctctttgaggtaatttgagcccttacccgatctttgatggcgttgactagtcaaacagagttatctgcacaataggtgccctaacgcaccttaaatattattaggtggcgactcatCTTTTAGTACTCTATCTCCCactctaaaaaaaaaagagttgtcacgacatcaaaacccgctttcgcgagaaaacggggcaCGACATCAAGCAGAGGAAGAGGAAGCAAGGATCCTTCAAAAATCAAGTAATCCAAGATGAGGTACAAAAGCTAATTAAAAATTGGGTCGATACGAGAGGTAAAGTACCTTAactggttagctaatactgtCGTAGTCCCcaaaaagaatagaaaatggcgagtttgtgtagattatactaaTTTAAATAaggcttgtcctaaagattcattttctttgccgcatatagatcaactaattgattctACCGCGGGATATGAGCTTTTGcattttttagatgcatatttaggatataaccaaataaaaatggaccctctagatgaagaaaaacttcGTTTATcgcagacagggggacttactgttataaagtcatATCGTTTAGTTTAAAAAATGTTGGAGCCGCATATCAAAGACCGCTgactaaaatatttcaagaacatATGGGAAAACTATGGAAGTCTACGTTAACGATATGCTAGTCAAGTCAGCACATGCGGGAGTAGGGCTGTGCATGGATcagatcggatcggatttagcatatttcagattcggatttcggatttcaGATTCTACAAAACGAAATCCGCATCCGATCCGAATTaatatcggatcggatcggattttaaagtttggatcggatcgaatttttggatttcggatcggattattatgcctcaaagttgcaaacccatatgtatattttctttgtaaacgAGGCAATACAGTAAGAAAAATCCATGTTTCTGCAATTATGAGAGTATTATGatgccaatatagctaaatccagcaattataaaggtaataacttggaggaagatgtaAAGGAGGTACTGACTATCCGAAATTAaagtttaatatttatacatgccctaataatttcgaattttggatCGGATCGGGTTACAATTATACCAATCCGAATATTCAAAAATCTAATAAACATAATTCGAAATCCGATCCAAATATTCAAAATCTGTAATCCGAAATTGAGcggatcggttcggatttcggatatccgatccaaatgaacAGCCCTATGCAGGAGATCATTTTCAACACTTGTCTGATACTTTCGAGATTCTCCgaaaatataatatgaagctaaATCCAGAAAAATGCACTTTTGGCGTggcttcaggtaagtttttaAGCTTTCTTATTTTTAACAggggtattgaagtgaatcctacgcagatcaaagctatcgaggaaatACCGGATATACTCACGAGCAAAAAATAAGTACAGAGATTAATAGGCAGGATAACAGCCCTGGGGAGATTTATATCAAAATCGTCAGAAAAgagttttaaattcttttcagtatTGAAAAAACAGAATCAATTTGAATGGACTACTGAATGCCAACAAGCCCTCAAGGACCTAAAATCGTATCTGTTAAAACCGCCTTTGCTAGCCAAACCAAAAGATGTTGAAAGGCTTCTCATCTATCTCGCTTTGTCAGAAGTGGCGGTAAGTGCGGTGTTGGTCCGAGAGGATAAAGGTaaactgatcacgcccaactctagtcctaaaaaggataagcggtcgctgcaaatataatccggtctaaaagtccggagtcgaatcccacagagaactaaggcttagctatagctttttaatatcactaagaagacaagtttgaacaattttctaaattataaagattgagatttatatttctaacgaattaactagcaaatactagaaaacggtaaaattatcaactaacgagataaagggttggagactaaattaaggaggtctagagttatgatttccctaaTTGTCGGTATCCTTCCAGCTATGTTCCCAATAATTTTGCcgatgtattctctactgatcgcgagcactttaggtgccgtaattctctctcgagcaactacaataatttactagacatattctctcgaactatgcTAGTTGGCTTCATCGAACAGCtcactatgaccacgtcaaggctttgttatttctaaacctacctttaaacccactgtattgatttctcacatacgttaggagtgacgttgttcaacaaccacctaaatatgtatcatttctcaagcaacacataataaataggcacaatcaatcgatgaccattcaatcaactgaaataaatacgtagttgaacaaatagataaattcaaaggctaaattatattaaaacataacaagaattcatcctacaaaaggttccatcaaaaccctagataacaaattagctattcataatagtatgcataactacaatactagaattcataaccaataatgaaaataggaagaaggaagtgaaaaactcgtagaagaattctccgccttgctcctagtgtgttcttgcctccttaggtcgaatccccagtctctttagcctccttaggtctaaattatgtcaaaagtatatcaaaagtcctcaaaatatcgtttttccatgtatatataccaagtagggtcggacccAAACACTTATCCTTCTCATACGCGAAAAATGACACTTTTCCATGTCAGGACGTCCGCGGCCGCGGATTCAACCGCGGATTTGGCCGCGGATTTTACCTAGTGTTCTGCCTCACATCCACAGCCAGATCCACGGCTGTGGATTCGACCGCCATTTTCACCCTGTgctgtttggaatttggaaaaccataaaacacgaaagttgtagctcttggaattagatttccaaccatatattatgaagcccaaatggagttctgagagAAACGTTAtatgtattttactagacagtatgcaatatgcctactcgattcttcattcgttcttaactatcaaatttgatctccgaacacgatcccggcttaattccttgggtttttactcagacttcaaagctccaaatcacttgaattcattctctaacatctacatagctcgtaatcattcctacaaggcataaaatacacaattagtgcaaaaactagcgattaaagctcaaactcaattaaagtgcagtaaattagagtgtaataagcgactaaaatacgtaattatagcctatcatcaacaccccgcacttaaaccattgctcgtcctcgagcaatcaaactacactttatatagacacgacctttttaaacaattctcctaactcatcacaccaagaatacttAAAATAAACAAAGCACAAAAGcataacatcttcacctcaagatttgacttataagtaccacgcattattcataactcacccacttactctaacatagaggtcattgacattacctttccttcatgaatcaagttccctcacacaacaaaagagagtagttccacacaataaaatttaagaacacttaggaactcaagatagaaagaattcgctcactctcagaaataatatttatatgccacaaaagatgcaccataggcttgcccgtagtgtactactctactaatcgagctcattcagtctaggatcaagtaaaactttatttggttgtaatgtaggctgcgggacgggtaggatacatttagatataagagtgactacacctccctaagcactttaatacatatactttaacattcaaacctcatacttatgtcaaaccaaactctACCTTCACCtcaatgtatattaccccatacttctttaagcacaattacatcgagagtcaccacttatcaaggaatattGTTTTCAcagaaatacaactatttttttccttttctttctttttcaattcaagtggctcttactttttcaaaacagtgcacctttctccttatttcattagttccactcaaaagccaaaccatccaccccacactttaacttttacacagttcatataattcaagtgctcatgagaggttagaaggttcaaatagatggttaattcaaacaaatgggtaaggcttgtaatgtggttgccaaagaaacaagattacaggctcaaatgggttaactacgatacataacaattaggcgggtaataTATATATggggctcaacaaagaaatgcctatatcacttccaagactgaataaaactactattttgctttgcaaacacacagggcaagttctaggcatcaaatgtaatgcacagaataacacccaaacctcacacacacatggcacataactcattcagaattggattcatcaagaaactctagtcaaagcagttaagcaaatttaaaatcatacaatttaagaTACTTATACAAGAATCAAgaactgagcctaagcatcacaaccaaagtactcactattctcaaggcataacaaaggcAAGATATATTGCTTtaattcaaaacacaacacaatagctcctattcctaaaaaaataaaactagctacacccggttcaaacaaaacccttggaaaagaaccgcggcacaaagaaaaaccaagggggaattactacactacctacaaaaaaaaatctttttgtctttttcctttcgacttaaatccctcaagaaaaatatctaatagatccatcatcggaaaaagtccaatcttttctatttttgtaaaaataaaataaaaattattcaattaaactatcacaactaaaatagcatggAAAGTTACACAAACAATCtcttcaccccacacttaaaattgtgcactgtccccaatgcacacccatacatacaagagggtaaaagaaactccctggaaGGCCAAAGGCCGACGCACTAGCATCTTATgtggtactcagacttctcccatgcctggtccttcgtgcgggtacctcacacttagttccaaccatctggtttgctATTGCATTCTTCCAATGGCTTTGCGTTCCATGCtcctaaaaaatcaaaaatcgacactacaaaaataatataataaaataaataaataaataaaagaaagcagtaaagatgggttgcctcccaacaagcgcttgatttaacgtcgtggcacgacgtaAACTACTTTTTGTctccaccttgaacttatgaattggacttCAAGTTTTGATTCTTCTCTATGATCATGCTCTTGGGGCGATACAAATTGTTGCGAGCCAAAAATTAAATGAATTCTCATCCACTTTTTGGCTCTCCCCCGAGGAGTGTCGCCTTGCCTAGACGgtcttgaaaatttcaaaatataaggctCATCCAACTCTTCCCTGGACTTCTTTTTATGCTCGTAAAGATCCATTACCATTTCACCGTCTgaacataatgtagagaagtgtttggaatgaggtccaacgtgctcaaatacatgaacttcaagatttttgacatcctcaacaccaatcacgctagagtcaactaaatttaTATCCTCAActtccttggttgactctagtatctcttctacaacattgacatcctcaaaatctagttcaattgattgttggtgttctactctgtCCTCCTCCCTTAgaacctcaatttttgcatctaATACAAGCTCCttttggctactatccacaatattAGCTGGTTGAGCATTAAATGCTTCAACTAATTGACGCACTTGTGCCTCCAGGTTGCGAATAGCAGCATCTTGCCTTTTTATGTGAAgttgtttcttattattttgctccacaaggcactttagcatatccttgatctctttcaggtcAACATCtctgggttctttgttcctattaacttcacaaaaaaaagaagaaccatcatagtaaggggttgggggaagataagaagtataagcacaaccatgaaagtgaccatcttgaccaccacacatatcacacacattccacacataagattgagttggtgtgcataactcgctctcgggaatattttgataattttgcaatGGGTGGCTTCCTCTataatatgcataaggaggatcaaaagtagaattaccaacatcaaaactctcataattccaagatgccatgtctctcaagtaaaaaataaaaatttaaaaaataatcagatacaaaaaaaaacaaaaataaaagttcaaactttcaacctagaaatatgtacacctacagctacaccgctagttccccgacaacggcaccaaaatttgatcacgcccaactctagtcctaaaaatgataagcggtcgctgcaaatataatccggtctaaaagtccggagtcgaatcccacagagaactaaggcttagctatagctttttaatatcactaagaagacaagtttgaacaattttctaaattataaagattgagatttatatttctaacgaattaactagcaaatactagaaaacagtaaaattatcaactaacgagacaaagggttggagactaaattaaggaggtctagagttatgatttccctaattgtcggaatccttccagcTATGTTCCCAATAATTTCGCcgatgtattctctactgatcgtgagcactttaggtactgtaattctctctcgagcaactacaataatttactagaaatattctctcgaactacgatAGTTGGCTTCATTGAACAGCtcactatgaccacgtcaaggctttgttatttctaaacctacctttaaacccactgtattgatttctcacatacgttaggagtgacgttgttcaacagccacttaaatatgtatcctttctcaagaaacacataataaataggcacaatcAATCGATGACCATTCAATCAAGTGAAataaatacgtagttgaacaaatagataaattcaaaggctaaattatattaaaacataacaagaattcatcctacaaaaggttccatcaaaaccctagataacaaattagctattcataatagtatgcataactacaatactagaattcataaccaataatgaaaatagaaagaaggaagtaaaaaactcgtagaagaattctccgccttgctcctagtgtattcttgcctccttaggtcgaatccccagtctccttagcctccttaggtctaaattatgtcaaaagtatatcaaaaatcctcaaaataccgtttttccatgtatatataccaagtagggtcggacccAAACACTTatccttctcctacgcgaaaaatGACACTTTTCCATGTCAGGACGTCCACGGCCGCGGATTCAACCGCGGATTTGGCCGCGGATTTTACCTAGTGTTCTGCCTCACATCCGCGGCCAGATCCGTGGCCGCGGATCCGACCGCAATTTTGACCCTGTTCTGTTTGGCATTTGGAAAACCGTACAACACGAAATTGTAGCGCTGTGaattagctttccaaccatatattgtggagcccaaatggagtttTGAACGAAAAGTTACGTGTATTATACTAGACAGTGCATAATATActtactcgattcttcgttcgttcttaactatcaaatttgatccccgaacacgatcccagcttaattccttgggtttttactcagacttcaaagtttcaaatcacttgaattcattctctaacatctacatagctcggaatcactcctacaaggcataaaacacacaattagtgcaaaacactagcgattaaagctcaaactcaattaaagtgcagtaaattagagtataataagcgactaaaatacgtaattatagcctatcatcaacaccaatccccaatttattatgttagtaaatctttgcTAGATGCTGAGACACGGTATCCCCATTTAGAAAAGCTTGCTTTAGCGTTAATTATGgaatctagaaagttaagaccttatttccaatgtcatcctaTTTTTGTGATAACTGCTTTCCCCCCTGAGGAATATACTGCATAAACAGGAACTATCAGGTAGATTAGCTAAATGGGCAACAGAACTCAGTGAGTATGATATCATATATCAGCCCAGAACTGCAATAAAATCGCAGGTTTTACCAGATTTTGTAGCGGATTTTAGCACGAATTTAGTTCCTGAAGCAGAAAAGGAACTACAAGTATTTACCGGAGCTAATCTGGGGACTTGGACTCTATTTACCGATGGTTCTTCAAACATTAAAGGAGCGAGTATTGGAATTTTTCTAATTCCACCTTCTGGAGAAGTCATAAGacaagaaataaaatattatttaatcactaacaatgaggcagaataCGAAGTTGTGATTGTAGGCTTGGaactggcacgagaactcggtATAGAGCAGATTGTGATCAAAAATGACTCGCAGTTGGTGGTTAACCAGATGTAGGGGATTTACGTGGCAAGAGAAACGCGAATGCAATAATACCTGTAAAAGGTATGAGAATTACTTAGACAATTTCAGACATGGAAGGCTGTGCAGATACTTAGGAAAGAGAATGCAAAATCAGATGCGTTGGCAAATCTCGCGTCTATCATAGATGTAACAAATGAATAAAATGATACCGTGATATATTTGTTTCATTCGGCACTTGACCAAGACAAGAGTGAGGTAAATTTTAACagtctaacttgggattggagaaacgaatttGTGAACTTTTTTTGCAGTATGATATCTTGCATGAGGACAAGAAGAAGTCACAATTGCTTCAACAAAAAGTCACTTAGTATTGCCTAATTTGTGGAAATTTATATCGAAAGATGTTTGGAGGACCTTTAGCACGGTGCCTCGGTCCATCGCAAACAgagtatgtgatgagagaagtacatgagggACACTGCG
Proteins encoded in this window:
- the LOC142172130 gene encoding uncharacterized protein LOC142172130, producing MKLNPEKCTFGVASVLKKQNQFEWTTECQQALKDLKSYLLKPPLLAKPKDVERLLIYLALSEVAELSGRLAKWATELSEYDIIYQPRTAIKSQVLPDFVADFSTNLVPEAEKELQVFTGANLGTWTLFTDGSSNIKGASIGIFLIPPSGEVIRQEIKYYLITNNEAEYEVVIVGLELARELGIEQIVIKNDSQLVVNQM